In Janthinobacterium rivuli, a single genomic region encodes these proteins:
- a CDS encoding PoNe immunity protein domain-containing protein, which produces MEYGTVSGHENHPRWYDEHLKISEEGYAAFYGYVTFEATATVFMLDLDDSQIEHLVSPKDLVDYARQLWEEGRYTSQETEPLIRKGRV; this is translated from the coding sequence TTGGAGTACGGAACGGTATCCGGCCATGAAAATCATCCGCGCTGGTACGATGAGCATCTCAAAATCAGCGAAGAAGGCTATGCCGCCTTTTACGGCTACGTGACCTTCGAAGCGACTGCGACCGTCTTTATGCTCGACCTGGACGACAGCCAGATCGAGCATCTCGTCTCCCCCAAAGACCTGGTCGATTATGCACGACAGTTATGGGAAGAAGGCCGCTACACCAGTCAGGAAACAGAACCACTGATACGCAAGGGACGCGTCTAG
- a CDS encoding PoNe immunity protein domain-containing protein — protein MQTLDEKTFLASRRELLLSYAIYVESKDSQDECFDMVEAGLQQPAEVLQNIPPENFMTATRQRAWEGIDQLTLAYSAGHTTADLRALYPTILEYWEEFARYDTAFDLQASAAERGFPHFALPDVAYEQVNRMICLGILLGWGNLLPRLAPVIDFNNHEKDGLVERLLAFSIDGRDTDWPECTRHLPYFKTLKIFAAEEKDRPALMQDYLEEWYYASRREPYYDSHERDTSFLGYWSWEAAAITCLLDIDDSSYRDATFYPADLTAFFRQARVDYEPDGGGPVPANELRAKAGDPCPKAGTWESLDIPPRAMSYEREQPMLDLESGYGLTVWRYLEN, from the coding sequence ATGCAGACACTGGATGAAAAGACTTTTCTCGCATCCCGTAGGGAGTTGCTGTTGTCATACGCCATCTATGTTGAAAGCAAAGACAGCCAGGACGAGTGCTTCGACATGGTGGAGGCAGGCTTGCAACAGCCCGCGGAAGTACTGCAAAATATCCCGCCAGAAAACTTCATGACGGCGACGCGCCAGCGGGCCTGGGAAGGTATCGACCAGCTCACCCTGGCCTACAGCGCCGGCCATACGACAGCCGATCTGCGCGCGCTGTATCCCACGATACTGGAATATTGGGAAGAGTTTGCCAGATATGACACGGCTTTTGACCTGCAGGCCAGCGCCGCGGAACGGGGCTTTCCCCACTTCGCCCTGCCCGATGTCGCATACGAACAAGTCAACCGGATGATCTGCCTTGGCATTCTCCTGGGTTGGGGTAATTTGCTGCCCCGCTTGGCGCCTGTCATCGATTTCAACAACCATGAAAAAGATGGGCTGGTTGAACGCCTGCTGGCATTTTCCATCGATGGCAGGGATACCGACTGGCCGGAATGCACGCGCCACCTGCCCTATTTCAAGACACTCAAGATATTCGCGGCAGAAGAAAAAGATCGTCCGGCGTTGATGCAGGACTACCTGGAAGAATGGTATTACGCCAGCCGCCGTGAACCCTACTATGACAGTCACGAGCGCGATACGTCATTTTTAGGCTACTGGTCATGGGAAGCGGCAGCCATCACCTGCCTGCTCGATATCGACGACAGCAGCTATCGCGATGCCACATTCTATCCGGCAGACCTGACGGCCTTTTTCCGGCAGGCACGCGTGGACTATGAACCGGACGGCGGCGGTCCTGTGCCGGCAAACGAGTTGCGCGCCAAGGCTGGCGACCCCTGCCCCAAGGCGGGAACGTGGGAATCGCTCGATATTCCTCCGCGTGCCATGTCGTATGAGCGGGAACAGCCCATGCTCGACCTCGAGTCAGGATATGGATTGACTGTCTGGCGATATCTGGAAAATTGA
- a CDS encoding PoNe immunity protein domain-containing protein: MITAPFDVRRRQKFLHEDLYHKTRENQLAIIDVELENKRITDSMQGNASVHHFLYLEEFWIWMLDYTAGEPIEALAPRIAGIVDKFEEWNEVDQLYQQEAALDFSEDGPYEYEGAPQFSTLSDYEDTLQLLSIAILLRDQRSVRRIIHVLRSHRGRDGLFEQLFGAYVEDGQDLDTCIIGKPYNTLLQVFYEEDDNAALALLQKYLKQWYPAMKNHPRWYDEHLNINEEGYAAYYGYWAFEAGATVFILDLDDSQIDHLVYPKDLVDYARTLWEEGRYTSQETEPLIRKGRVEGGLPCPQAGFWENPAKLHSRSHFEQGQIMPVFDDAVHGETIWYWSEEQ, translated from the coding sequence ATGATCACCGCCCCGTTCGACGTGCGGCGCCGGCAGAAATTTCTCCACGAAGATCTTTACCATAAAACGCGGGAAAATCAACTCGCAATAATAGATGTTGAACTCGAAAATAAAAGAATAACCGACTCAATGCAGGGAAATGCTTCCGTCCATCATTTTTTGTATTTAGAAGAATTCTGGATCTGGATGCTCGACTATACCGCTGGTGAACCAATCGAAGCACTGGCGCCGCGCATCGCGGGTATCGTGGATAAATTTGAAGAATGGAATGAAGTCGATCAACTCTATCAGCAGGAAGCGGCGCTCGATTTTTCAGAAGATGGGCCATATGAATACGAGGGTGCGCCGCAGTTTTCCACCCTTTCCGACTATGAGGACACACTACAACTGCTCAGCATCGCCATCCTGCTGCGCGATCAGCGTTCGGTGCGACGTATTATTCACGTACTGCGCAGCCACCGTGGCCGCGATGGGCTGTTCGAGCAATTGTTTGGCGCATATGTCGAGGACGGTCAAGACCTGGACACCTGCATTATCGGCAAGCCCTACAACACCCTGCTGCAAGTATTCTATGAAGAAGACGACAACGCTGCCTTAGCCCTGCTCCAGAAGTATTTGAAACAGTGGTATCCGGCCATGAAAAATCATCCACGCTGGTACGATGAGCATCTCAACATCAACGAGGAAGGCTATGCCGCGTATTACGGTTACTGGGCCTTTGAAGCGGGGGCGACCGTCTTTATACTCGACCTGGACGACAGCCAGATCGACCATCTGGTCTATCCCAAAGACCTGGTCGACTATGCGCGAACATTATGGGAAGAAGGCCGCTACACCAGTCAGGAAACAGAGCCACTGATACGCAAGGGGCGCGTCGAGGGCGGCCTGCCCTGCCCGCAAGCAGGCTTCTGGGAAAACCCAGCAAAGTTGCACAGCCGTAGCCATTTTGAGCAGGGCCAAATCATGCCTGTTTTTGACGATGCGGTACATGGCGAAACCATCTGGTACTGGAGTGAAGAACAATAA
- a CDS encoding PoNe immunity protein domain-containing protein translates to MTLHTVKPSGIGLKNNSQFSIWHNQRLAHRRAAPAIRKNDGKTMMTTPFDMRRRQQFLYEDLYNKTRANQFALINGGIENKKVADSTLENSSVHQFLYLEAFWIWMLDYTAGEPITALAPRIADIVDKFEEWNKVDQFCQQEAALEFPEFGQYEYEGAPEFPILSDYQDTLQLLSIAILLRDHHSVKRIIYMLRSHRGRDGLFEQLIDGYVEDGQALDTCIIGKPYSTLLQVFYEEDEKATLDLLQKYLRQWYPAMKNHPRWYEGHLRIRDEGYAPYYGYWAFEAAATVFMLDLDDSQIEHLVYPKDLVDYARQLWKEGRYTSQETEPLIRKGRVEGGQPCPQTGFWETPAKLHSRSHFEQGQIMPVFDDAAYGETIWYWSEEQ, encoded by the coding sequence ATGACACTGCATACGGTGAAACCATCTGGCATTGGATTGAAGAACAATAGCCAATTTTCCATCTGGCACAATCAGCGACTGGCCCACCGCCGAGCTGCGCCAGCGATCAGAAAAAACGACGGAAAAACAATGATGACAACCCCGTTCGACATGCGTCGCCGACAGCAATTTCTCTACGAAGATCTTTATAACAAAACGAGAGCAAATCAATTTGCGTTAATTAACGGGGGCATTGAAAACAAAAAAGTAGCCGACTCGACGCTGGAAAATTCTTCAGTGCATCAGTTTTTATATTTAGAAGCGTTCTGGATATGGATGCTCGACTATACGGCGGGCGAGCCGATCACTGCACTGGCGCCGCGCATCGCCGACATCGTGGATAAGTTTGAAGAGTGGAATAAGGTCGATCAATTCTGTCAGCAGGAAGCAGCGCTCGAGTTTCCAGAGTTTGGGCAGTACGAATATGAGGGAGCACCGGAGTTTCCCATCCTTTCCGACTATCAGGACACACTGCAACTACTCAGCATTGCCATCCTTCTGCGCGACCATCATTCGGTTAAACGCATTATCTACATGCTACGCAGTCACCGTGGCCGCGATGGCCTGTTCGAACAATTGATTGACGGGTATGTGGAGGATGGACAAGCCCTCGACACCTGTATCATCGGCAAGCCCTATAGCACGCTGTTGCAAGTGTTCTATGAGGAAGATGAGAAGGCCACGCTCGACCTGCTCCAAAAATACCTGAGACAGTGGTATCCAGCCATGAAAAATCATCCCCGCTGGTATGAAGGGCATCTAAGAATCCGGGACGAAGGCTACGCGCCCTATTACGGTTACTGGGCATTTGAAGCGGCTGCGACCGTCTTTATGCTCGACCTGGACGACAGCCAGATCGAGCATCTCGTCTACCCCAAAGATCTGGTCGACTATGCGCGACAGTTATGGAAAGAAGGCCGCTACACCAGTCAGGAAACAGAACCACTGATACGCAAGGGACGCGTCGAGGGTGGCCAGCCCTGCCCTCAAACAGGTTTCTGGGAAACCCCAGCAAAGTTACACAGCCGTAGCCATTTTGAGCAGGGCCAAATCATGCCTGTTTTTGATGATGCGGCATACGGTGAAACCATCTGGTACTGGAGTGAAGAACAATAG
- a CDS encoding type VI immunity family protein, with protein sequence MSTTERFFTAEDVEGMVADLKEWPNMSCDDGNQDLGVSPFITFYFLYDTNHSLTTSLLMVDIHEDFERLTGMPYLFATHPDSERPHRYGSKRLPDLREFAHKRKPGQSFIFDFSDQKNHRSSPSTAGYFWKMKDYMNDNSEPSNKVYSSIQFYYRWSWWKDNKNAWRQFVLETMGKLKPDQVYSGFSMANPLAFGTRSAVTVWERSLAPRFFGLDIDYPFSMSGSLADGIRPPTWGFLLSDTWREKLDLSRDQIKLSLQHPQIRIDELDSGLWIELGEEPALYPVEDGVPELPALLNKLLKPIRDDHMALLGFGQWDGDPNERFNDADSLRWMRRFDADSDWPSVELRQRAAKTTGKQ encoded by the coding sequence ATGAGCACAACGGAACGTTTTTTTACTGCCGAAGATGTAGAGGGAATGGTTGCTGACCTCAAGGAATGGCCAAACATGTCCTGTGACGATGGTAATCAAGATCTGGGAGTGTCTCCTTTTATTACTTTCTATTTCTTATATGATACCAATCACTCTTTGACAACATCGCTACTGATGGTAGACATCCACGAAGATTTTGAGCGTTTAACTGGAATGCCTTATCTTTTCGCCACGCATCCAGATTCAGAACGGCCACATCGTTACGGGTCCAAACGCCTACCTGATTTGCGGGAGTTTGCGCACAAGAGAAAACCCGGTCAATCATTCATTTTCGATTTTTCTGATCAAAAAAATCACAGATCATCTCCTTCCACAGCGGGATATTTTTGGAAGATGAAAGATTATATGAACGATAATTCAGAACCGTCAAACAAGGTTTACTCATCCATTCAATTCTACTATCGCTGGTCATGGTGGAAGGACAACAAGAATGCGTGGCGGCAGTTTGTTCTGGAAACCATGGGAAAACTAAAACCTGATCAGGTTTACAGCGGCTTTTCGATGGCCAATCCGCTTGCTTTCGGCACCCGCTCGGCAGTGACCGTGTGGGAACGCTCTCTGGCGCCGCGATTTTTTGGTTTGGACATTGATTATCCTTTTTCCATGAGCGGCTCACTGGCAGACGGCATCCGCCCGCCAACCTGGGGCTTTTTGCTATCGGATACGTGGCGTGAAAAATTGGACCTCAGCCGCGACCAGATAAAACTCAGCCTGCAGCATCCGCAAATCCGGATCGACGAGCTCGACTCCGGCCTATGGATCGAACTGGGCGAGGAGCCGGCGCTCTACCCGGTAGAGGACGGCGTGCCGGAATTGCCGGCGCTGCTCAACAAGCTGCTCAAGCCGATCCGCGACGATCACATGGCGCTGCTGGGCTTTGGCCAATGGGACGGCGATCCCAACGAACGCTTCAACGATGCCGACTCGCTGCGCTGGATGCGGCGCTTCGACGCCGACAGCGACTGGCCCAGCGTCGAACTGCGTCAGCGAGCAGCAAAAACGACGGGAAAACAATGA
- a CDS encoding type VI immunity family protein produces MSTTERFFTAEDVEGMVADLKEWPNMSCDDGNQDLGVSPFTTFYFLYNTKHHLDTSVLMVGIHEEFERLTGNPYLIGTHPDSERPHPYGSKRLPVLREFARKTRKTDYFAFNFTDQKKHNSSPSTAGYFWKMRDHMNDDPEPSNRDYSSIQFYYRWSWWKDNKNAWRQFVLETMEKLKPDQVYSGFSMANPLAFGTRSAVTVWERSLAPRFFGLDIDYPFSMSGSLADGIRPPTWGFLLSDTWREKLDLSRDQIKLGLQHPQIRIDELDSGLWIELGEEPALYPVEDGVPELPALLNKLLKPIRDDHMALLGFGQWDGDPNERFNDADSLRWMRRFDADSDWPSAELRQRRDDGGPDDTAPAQEPLELRAYASEACPQAGQWQALDIPPQTRRFEQGEIMSNLDSAYGLTVWRFLNA; encoded by the coding sequence ATGAGCACAACGGAACGTTTTTTTACTGCCGAAGATGTAGAGGGAATGGTTGCGGACCTCAAGGAATGGCCAAACATGTCCTGTGACGATGGAAATCAAGATCTAGGTGTGTCTCCATTTACTACTTTCTATTTCCTCTACAACACTAAGCACCACCTTGATACGTCAGTGCTGATGGTGGGTATTCATGAGGAATTTGAACGACTGACAGGGAATCCCTATCTTATCGGCACGCATCCCGACTCGGAACGTCCTCACCCTTACGGCTCAAAGCGTTTGCCAGTTCTGCGTGAATTTGCTCGAAAAACAAGAAAAACAGACTATTTCGCCTTCAATTTTACCGATCAGAAAAAACACAACTCGTCTCCTTCTACTGCTGGATATTTCTGGAAAATGCGGGATCATATGAACGATGATCCAGAACCATCAAACAGGGATTACTCATCCATTCAATTCTACTATCGCTGGTCATGGTGGAAGGACAACAAGAATGCGTGGCGGCAGTTTGTTCTGGAAACCATGGAAAAACTAAAACCTGATCAGGTTTACAGCGGCTTTTCGATGGCCAATCCGCTTGCCTTCGGTACCCGCTCGGCAGTGACCGTGTGGGAACGCTCTCTGGCGCCGCGATTTTTTGGCTTGGACATTGATTATCCTTTTTCCATGAGCGGCTCGCTGGCAGACGGCATCCGCCCGCCAACCTGGGGCTTTTTGCTATCGGATACGTGGCGTGAAAAATTGGACCTCAGCCGCGACCAGATAAAACTCGGCCTGCAGCATCCGCAAATCAGGATCGACGAGCTCGACTCCGGCCTATGGATCGAACTGGGCGAGGAGCCGGCGCTCTACCCGGTAGAGGACGGCGTGCCGGAATTGCCGGCGCTGCTCAACAAGCTGCTCAAGCCGATCCGCGACGATCATATGGCGCTGCTGGGCTTTGGCCAATGGGACGGCGATCCCAACGAACGCTTCAACGATGCCGACTCGCTGCGCTGGATGCGGCGCTTCGATGCCGACAGCGACTGGCCCAGCGCCGAGCTGCGTCAGCGCCGCGATGACGGCGGCCCGGATGACACCGCGCCAGCACAGGAGCCATTGGAATTGCGTGCCTACGCCAGCGAGGCCTGCCCGCAGGCCGGACAATGGCAAGCGCTGGACATTCCGCCGCAAACCCGGCGATTTGAACAGGGCGAGATCATGAGCAATCTGGATTCCGCCTATGGCTTGACGGTGTGGCGCTTCCTGAACGCATGA
- a CDS encoding PoNe immunity protein domain-containing protein, with protein MSTSPFNARRRQKFLREDIYHNTRKNQLELFEGQLLNKNIADSTQSQTVIYQFLYLEAFWIWILDYTAGEPLDALAPRIADIVDKFEEWNEVDQLYQQELAFDFPEDGPYEYEGAPQFSILSDYEDTLQLLSIAILLRDQRSVRRIIHVLRSHRGHDGLFEQLIGAYVEDSQDLDTCIISKPYNTLLQVFYEEDDNAALALLQKYLKQWYPAMKNHPRWYDEHLNINEEGYAAYYGYWAFEAGATVFILDLDDSQIEHLVYPKDLVDYARTLWEEGRYTSQETEPLIRKGRVEGDQPCPQTGFWETPAKLHSRSHFEQGQIMPVFDDAVHGETSWYWSEEQ; from the coding sequence ATGAGTACCAGTCCATTCAATGCGCGGCGCCGGCAAAAATTTCTCCGTGAAGACATTTACCATAACACGCGAAAAAACCAACTCGAATTATTTGAAGGACAACTTCTCAACAAAAATATCGCTGATTCGACACAAAGTCAAACGGTCATTTACCAGTTTTTGTATTTGGAAGCGTTCTGGATATGGATACTCGACTATACGGCAGGTGAACCGCTTGATGCACTGGCGCCGCGCATTGCAGACATCGTGGATAAATTTGAAGAATGGAACGAGGTGGATCAACTCTATCAGCAAGAATTGGCGTTCGATTTTCCAGAAGATGGGCCATATGAATACGAGGGTGCGCCGCAGTTTTCCATCCTTTCCGATTATGAAGACACGCTTCAACTGCTCAGCATCGCCATTCTGCTACGCGATCAGCGGTCGGTGCGACGCATCATCCACGTGCTGCGCAGCCACCGTGGCCACGATGGGCTGTTCGAGCAATTGATTGGTGCATATGTCGAGGACAGTCAAGACCTGGACACCTGCATTATCAGCAAGCCCTACAACACTCTGCTGCAAGTATTCTATGAAGAAGACGACAACGCTGCCTTAGCCCTGCTCCAGAAGTATTTGAAACAGTGGTATCCGGCCATGAAAAATCATCCGCGTTGGTACGATGAGCATCTCAACATCAACGAGGAAGGCTATGCCGCGTATTACGGTTACTGGGCCTTTGAAGCGGGGGCGACCGTCTTTATACTCGACCTGGACGACAGCCAGATCGAGCATCTGGTCTACCCCAAAGACCTGGTCGACTATGCGCGAACATTATGGGAAGAAGGCCGTTACACCAGTCAGGAAACAGAGCCACTGATACGCAAGGGGCGTGTCGAGGGCGACCAGCCCTGCCCTCAAACAGGTTTCTGGGAAACCCCAGCAAAGTTACACAGCCGTAGCCATTTTGAGCAGGGCCAAATCATGCCTGTTTTTGACGATGCGGTACATGGCGAAACCAGCTGGTACTGGAGTGAAGAACAATAA
- a CDS encoding PoNe immunity protein domain-containing protein, whose translation MEDLPFHQRRRQHFLHEELYQKTRTNQLSLIRGGEENRKDAYSIGESSSVHHFLYLELLWIWMLDYTAGIALDQLAPRIADIVDKFEEWNEVDQRYQQECALKLPEYGPYTYSGAPDFSILSDYEDTLQLLSIAILVRDQRSVQRIIHVLRSHRGQDGLFEQLISAYADNVVERDTCLLGAPYDTLLRVFYEEDETATLTLLKKYLQQWYPAMKNHPRWHDEHLRISEEGYAGYYGYWAFEAGAAVFILDLDDSAIDHLVYPKDLVNYGRKLRAEHRYTSVDTALINKAGRIEGGQPCPQTGFWETQAKLHSRSHFEQGDRMPVFDDSNYGEIIWYWSTEQ comes from the coding sequence ATGGAAGATTTACCCTTTCATCAACGACGTAGACAGCATTTTCTCCATGAAGAACTTTATCAAAAAACACGGACAAATCAACTTTCCTTGATCCGGGGAGGAGAAGAAAACAGAAAGGATGCATATTCGATAGGCGAAAGTTCCTCCGTTCATCATTTTCTGTATCTGGAATTGCTCTGGATATGGATGCTTGACTACACGGCAGGCATAGCCCTCGATCAACTGGCGCCTCGAATCGCCGATATTGTGGACAAATTTGAAGAGTGGAACGAAGTGGATCAAAGGTATCAACAGGAGTGTGCGCTGAAGCTGCCTGAATATGGTCCGTATACATATTCGGGGGCGCCCGATTTCTCGATACTTTCCGACTACGAAGACACGCTGCAACTGCTGAGCATTGCCATATTGGTACGCGATCAGCGTTCGGTCCAACGTATCATTCACGTACTTCGTAGCCATCGCGGTCAAGATGGCCTGTTCGAGCAATTGATCAGTGCTTATGCCGACAACGTCGTCGAGCGCGATACCTGTTTACTTGGCGCCCCTTATGACACCTTGCTACGTGTGTTTTATGAAGAAGATGAAACGGCCACACTCACCTTGCTCAAGAAATATCTGCAACAGTGGTATCCGGCAATGAAGAATCATCCACGCTGGCATGACGAGCATCTTAGGATCAGCGAAGAGGGCTATGCCGGCTACTATGGCTATTGGGCATTTGAAGCCGGAGCGGCGGTCTTTATTCTCGACCTGGACGACAGCGCTATTGATCATCTGGTCTACCCCAAAGACCTGGTCAATTATGGCCGCAAGTTACGCGCGGAACACCGTTACACCAGTGTTGATACTGCCTTAATAAATAAGGCCGGTCGTATCGAGGGAGGCCAACCCTGCCCGCAAACCGGCTTCTGGGAAACCCAAGCAAAGTTACACAGCCGTAGCCATTTTGAGCAAGGTGACAGAATGCCAGTTTTCGATGACTCTAATTATGGAGAAATCATTTGGTATTGGAGTACGGAACAGTAG